The nucleotide sequence TTCTTGATCAGCTCTTTCATGCCGCGGGATTCGAGCTGGAACACGGCCGTGGTCTCGGCCTTCTGCAGCATGGCGTAGGTCGGCTTGTCATCCAGCGGGATGAAGTCGATGTTGATCAGGTCCTTTTCCGGCACGCCCTTGCGCCGCTGTTCGCGATGGATGGTCTCCAGCGCCCACTTGATGATGGTCAGCGTACGCAGGCCGAGGAAGTCGAACTTGACCAGGCCGGCCGCCTCCACGTCGTCCTTGTCGAACTGGGTGACCAGGCCGCCGCCTTCGTCATCGCAGGCGATCGGCGAGAAGTCGGTGAGTTTGGTCGGCGCGATGACCACGCCCCCGGCGTGCTTGCCGGTACCACGGCAGATGCCCTCGAGCTTGAGCGACATCTCCCAGATTTCCGCGGCCTCTTCGTCGGTCTTGAGGAAGTCGCGCAACGGCTCCTCCATCTCGAAGGCCTTTTCCAGGGTCATGCCGACTTCGAACGGAATCATCTTCGACAGGCGATCGGCCAGGCCGTAGGACTTGCCCTGCACCCGCGCCACGTCGCGCACCACCGCCTTGGCCGCCATGGTGCCGAAGGTGATGATCTGGCTCACCGCGTTGCGGCCGTATTTCTCGGCCACGTAGTCGATCACCCGATCGCGGCCGTCCATGCAGAAGTCGACGTCGAAGTCGGGCATGGACACGCGCTCGGGGTTGAGGAAGCGCTCGAACAGCAGGTCATAGGCCAGCGGGTCGAGGTCGGTAATCTTCTGCACGTAGGCCACCAGCGAACCGGCGCCCGACCCCCGGCCCGGGCCGACCGGCACGCCATTGCTCTTGGCCCACTGGATGAAGTCCATAACGATCAGGAAGTACCCGGGGAATCCCATCTGGATGATGATATCCAGCTCGAAATTCAGCCGGTCGATGTAGACCTGACGCTTCTCTTCGTAATTGGGCGTGGTCTCTTTCGGCCAGAGCACCGCCAGACGCTCTTCCAGGCCGTCGAAGGACACCTTGCGGAAGTACTCGTCGATGGTCATGCCTTCCGGCACCGGGAAATCCGGCAGGAAGTACTTGCCCAGCTGCACCTCGATGTTGCAGCGCTTGGCGATCTCGACGGTGTTTTCCAGTGCCTCGGGAATGTCGCTGAACAGCTCAGCCATTTCCGCGGGCGACTTCAGGTACTGCTGGTCCGAGTAGCTGCGCAAGCGCCGTGGATCATCCAGCGCGCGCCCCTCGCCGATACACACGCGGGTCTCATGGGCCTCGAAGTCACCCTGCTTGAGGAAGCGCACATCATTGGTCGCCACCAGCGCCGCACCGCAGCGCTCGGCCAGGGCCACGGCGGCATGCACATGTTCTTCGTCGTTGACCCGCTCGCAGCGGTGCAGCTCGAGATAGAAGCGCTCGGGGAACACCGACTGCCACTCGGCCAGCAGGGCTTCGGCGCGGCCAGGCTCACCACCCAGCAGGGCCTGGCCGATCTCGCCATCCTTGGCCCCGGACAGGGCGATCAGCCCTTCGGCCGCCGCCTTCACCCAGTCGCGCTGGATGATCACCATGTCGTTGCTCTGGCCTTCGCTCCAGCCGCGCGAGACCAGTTCGGTGAGGTTGCGATAGCCCTTGGCGTTCATCGCCAGCAGGGTCATACGGCTCAGCGGGCCGTCTTCGTCGTCGCTGGCCAGCCAGATGTCGGCGCCACAGATCGGCTTGATCCCGCCGCCCTGCGCCGCCTTGTAGAACTTCACCAGCGAGCACATGTTGCTCATGTCGGTGACCGCCACCGCCGGCATGCCGGCACCCGCCACAGCCTTGATCAACGGTTTGACCCGGACCAGGCCGTCGACCAGGGAGAATTCGGTATGCAGGCGCAAATGGACGAACGTGGCGGTCATGACAATCCCGTACAGAACACAAAAAACGACAAGGCCCGGATTGTACCGGGCCAGGACTCAAACGACAGCTTGCGCTGTGATTACTCGACCTTTTCCAGCACCGCGCGAACCGGTGCGAACGAGCGCCGGTGGATCGGCGTGGCACCCAGGCGCTTCAGCGCTTCCAGATGAACGGGCGTCGGGTAGCCCTTGTGGCCAGCAATGCCGTAACCAGGGTACTGCGCATCGAGCGCGAGCATCTCGCGGTCGCGGCTGACCTTGGCCAGGATCGATGCCGCGGCGATGGCCGGCACCTGGGCGTCGCCCTGGATCACTGGCGCGCAGGGCACTGCCAGCTTGGGGCAGCGGTTGCCGTCAATCAGCGCCAGCTTGGGCGTGATCTGCAGGCCTTCGACGGCGCGCTGCATGGCCAGCATGGTGGCATGCAGGATGTTCAGTTGATCGATTTCCTCGACCTCGGCACGGGCGATGCACCAGGCCAGCGCCTTTTCCTTGATCTCATCGAAGAGCTTTTCCCGGCGCGCTTCGGTGAGTTTCTTCGAATCATTGAGGCCGAGGATCGGCCGCGCCGGATCGAGGATCACCGCGGCGGTGACCACCGCGCCACACAACGGGCCGCGACCGACTTCGTCGACACCAGCGACCAGCTCCTCGACCAGGCTGAAGTCCAGGCCCATCTGCATCAGGCTTCCCCTACCAGTTTCAGCACGGCATCGGCGGCCTGCGCGGATGCATCGTGGCGCAGCGCGCGGTGAATCACGTCGAAACCTTCGGTCTGGATCTGCCCGCCATCGAGCAGCGGCGACAGGGTCTGCGCCAGAGCATCCGGGGTCGCCGCATCCTGAATCAGCTCGGGCACCAGCATGCGCTCGGCGAGCAGGTTCGGCAGGGAAATGTACGGACTGTGCACCAGGCGTTTGAGAATCCGGTAGGTCAGCGGTGCAACGCGGTAGGCCACCACCATCGGCCGCTTGAAGAGCAAGGCTTCGAGGGTCGCGGTGCCGGAGGCAATCAGCACCGCATCGCAGGCAGCCAGTGCCTCGTGCGAGCGGCCATCGAGCAGCATCAGCGGCAGGCTGCGGCTGCCGAGCATCTGTTCCAGCTGTGCGCGGCGCTCGGCACTGGCGCAGGGCAGGACGAAATGCACACCAGGGCGCAATGCACGCAGGCGCTCGGCGGCATCGAGGAACAGCTCGCCAAGCCGCGTCACTTCGCCACCACGGCTGCCGGGCATCAATGCGACCACCGGGACATCGTCCGGCAGACCGAGGCTTTCTCGCGCGGCCTGACGGTCGGCGCGCAGCTCGATGGTATTGGCCAGCGGATGACCGACGAAACGCACCGGAACGTCATGTTC is from Pseudomonas sp. PDM14 and encodes:
- the lpxB gene encoding lipid-A-disaccharide synthase; translated protein: MARPLRIALVAGEASGDILGSGLMQALKARHPSIEFIGIGGPRMQAEGLSSYFPMERLSVMGLVEVLGRLPELLSRRKRLIRTLIAERPDVFIGIDAPDFNLGLELKLRQAGIKTVHYVSPSVWAWRQKRVLKIRDACDLMLTLFPFEARFYLEHDVPVRFVGHPLANTIELRADRQAARESLGLPDDVPVVALMPGSRGGEVTRLGELFLDAAERLRALRPGVHFVLPCASAERRAQLEQMLGSRSLPLMLLDGRSHEALAACDAVLIASGTATLEALLFKRPMVVAYRVAPLTYRILKRLVHSPYISLPNLLAERMLVPELIQDAATPDALAQTLSPLLDGGQIQTEGFDVIHRALRHDASAQAADAVLKLVGEA
- the dnaE gene encoding DNA polymerase III subunit alpha; the protein is MTATFVHLRLHTEFSLVDGLVRVKPLIKAVAGAGMPAVAVTDMSNMCSLVKFYKAAQGGGIKPICGADIWLASDDEDGPLSRMTLLAMNAKGYRNLTELVSRGWSEGQSNDMVIIQRDWVKAAAEGLIALSGAKDGEIGQALLGGEPGRAEALLAEWQSVFPERFYLELHRCERVNDEEHVHAAVALAERCGAALVATNDVRFLKQGDFEAHETRVCIGEGRALDDPRRLRSYSDQQYLKSPAEMAELFSDIPEALENTVEIAKRCNIEVQLGKYFLPDFPVPEGMTIDEYFRKVSFDGLEERLAVLWPKETTPNYEEKRQVYIDRLNFELDIIIQMGFPGYFLIVMDFIQWAKSNGVPVGPGRGSGAGSLVAYVQKITDLDPLAYDLLFERFLNPERVSMPDFDVDFCMDGRDRVIDYVAEKYGRNAVSQIITFGTMAAKAVVRDVARVQGKSYGLADRLSKMIPFEVGMTLEKAFEMEEPLRDFLKTDEEAAEIWEMSLKLEGICRGTGKHAGGVVIAPTKLTDFSPIACDDEGGGLVTQFDKDDVEAAGLVKFDFLGLRTLTIIKWALETIHREQRRKGVPEKDLINIDFIPLDDKPTYAMLQKAETTAVFQLESRGMKELIKKLKPDCLEDMIALVALFRPGPLQSGMVDDFINRKHGREQLSYPHPDYQYAGLEPVLKPTYGIILYQEQVMQIAQVMAGYTLGGADMLRRAMGKKKPEEMAKQRGGFIEGCAGNNIDANLAGNIFDLVEKFAGYGFNKSHSAAYGLVSYQTAWLKAHHPSPFMAAVLSADMHNTEKVVTLIEECRNMKLRILAPDVNSSEFKFAVDEEGNILYGLGAIKGVGEGPVEAIVECRQEGPFKDLFDFCSRVDLKRINKRTLEALIRGGALDRLGPHFFDEVKAYQANIDQNRAVLLAAMEEAVQAAEQAARSHDSGHADLFGGLFSEPEADVYVNHRNARELSLKERLKGEKDTLGLYLTGHPIDEYEGEVRRFARQRIIDLRPARESQTIAGLIVNLRVMKNKKGDKMGFITLDDRSGRIEASLFADAFASNQALLQSDALVVVEGEVSNDDFSGGLRLRAKRVMSLEEARTGLAESLRLRVAREALQGDRLRWLAELFAKYRGACPLTLDYSGSDARALLQFGEQWRIDPADGLIQALRDQFGRDNVFLQYR
- the rnhB gene encoding ribonuclease HII, which produces MQMGLDFSLVEELVAGVDEVGRGPLCGAVVTAAVILDPARPILGLNDSKKLTEARREKLFDEIKEKALAWCIARAEVEEIDQLNILHATMLAMQRAVEGLQITPKLALIDGNRCPKLAVPCAPVIQGDAQVPAIAAASILAKVSRDREMLALDAQYPGYGIAGHKGYPTPVHLEALKRLGATPIHRRSFAPVRAVLEKVE